A genome region from Nitrospira sp. includes the following:
- a CDS encoding DUF86 domain-containing protein: MADDVILNKAASIERCLRRITEEFAGDRQNLAANQTKQDAIVLNLQRACETAIDLAMYVISQRRLGLPQESRDAFALLQTAGILPSELAGRMQRMVGFRNVAVHEYTRLNLDIVLTIITKHLDDFRTFSSTIVKACA; encoded by the coding sequence ATGGCTGATGATGTGATCCTCAACAAAGCCGCGAGCATCGAACGATGCCTGCGCCGCATCACCGAAGAATTTGCGGGCGACCGGCAAAACCTGGCCGCCAATCAAACCAAACAAGACGCCATCGTCCTCAACCTGCAACGAGCCTGTGAAACCGCCATCGATCTCGCCATGTATGTGATCAGCCAGCGACGACTCGGTCTTCCCCAAGAAAGTCGTGACGCATTTGCGCTGCTACAAACGGCCGGCATCCTTCCGTCCGAGCTGGCGGGCCGCATGCAGCGCATGGTCGGCTTCCGCAACGTGGCCGTGCACGAATACACCCGCCTCAATCTCGACATCGTCCTCACAATCATCACCAAACATCTGGACGACTTCCGCACCTTCTCCTCGACCATCGTGAAGGCCTGCGCATAG
- a CDS encoding WYL domain-containing protein: MMVAQRGRRPRAYSQADRLARMLRALASRSMTVRDLAEAFEVTKRQVYRDLGRIHEEGHPLEQSDGDGEKTWRLPLGYKGLPPIMVSPYELMALHFAKRHLDYLTGTPFVEDLGSLIKKVEVGLSHRVVNHLARINQVFLPRSVPVRNYVGQKVVLKQLQKALLLQCTVVLQHRRPGYDEPAEHRVDPYVLLLYQFGLYLVGYSHRAQALRMFAVERIVSVEVMEDRFNLPEELKLDQIYQSLFGLVDEPAQTVRIQFASDVAYLVKERRWHPSQQSEVQEDGSVIATFIAGGVDELASWILSWGPAARVLEPQVLVEAVKAQLTGALGRYRSGHNID, encoded by the coding sequence ATGATGGTAGCGCAAAGAGGACGACGTCCCAGAGCCTATAGTCAAGCCGACCGGCTTGCTCGCATGTTGCGCGCACTGGCCAGCCGGTCGATGACGGTTCGGGATCTGGCTGAAGCCTTCGAGGTGACGAAGCGGCAGGTCTATCGCGATCTGGGTCGAATCCATGAAGAAGGGCATCCCCTGGAGCAATCAGACGGTGATGGCGAAAAGACCTGGCGCCTGCCGCTTGGTTATAAGGGGCTCCCGCCGATTATGGTGTCTCCCTATGAACTCATGGCGCTGCATTTTGCCAAGCGCCATCTCGACTATTTGACGGGCACGCCGTTCGTCGAGGATCTCGGCAGTCTCATCAAGAAGGTCGAGGTTGGGTTGTCTCACAGGGTGGTTAATCACCTGGCGCGCATCAATCAGGTGTTTCTGCCTCGCTCTGTGCCGGTGCGGAATTATGTGGGGCAGAAGGTTGTGCTCAAGCAACTCCAGAAGGCGTTACTCCTGCAGTGCACCGTCGTCCTTCAACATCGCAGGCCTGGCTACGACGAACCGGCCGAACATCGCGTGGATCCCTATGTGCTTCTGCTGTATCAGTTTGGATTGTATCTGGTCGGCTATTCGCACCGAGCCCAGGCCTTGCGCATGTTCGCGGTGGAGCGGATTGTGTCGGTGGAGGTGATGGAGGATCGATTTAACCTGCCTGAAGAACTCAAGTTGGATCAGATCTATCAGAGCCTGTTCGGCTTGGTCGATGAACCGGCTCAAACCGTCCGCATCCAGTTCGCTTCGGATGTCGCCTATCTGGTGAAGGAGCGCCGCTGGCATCCGAGTCAGCAGAGCGAGGTTCAGGAGGACGGCTCCGTGATCGCCACCTTTATCGCGGGCGGAGTGGATGAACTTGCCTCCTGGATTCTCTCCTGGGGGCCGGCGGCGAGGGTGCTGGAACCTCAAGTGCTGGTTGAGGCTGTGAAGGCTCAGCTGACTGGTGCGCTGGGCCGTTACCGCTCGGGCCATAACATCGACTAG
- a CDS encoding CHC2 zinc finger domain-containing protein has protein sequence MFTRRMLFKTLAVIGTGSLFSAESDGADARCSSIGPLSSIGHLAMSGDSSSDIPVHALDVSATEQWENLLDDLDAAELIGRYITLKPTPDGINRITGSCPFCRHGTDSLLVDGRDDSYFCTDCLAGGHALDFYARMEGRSLSESVRQVTGLMASEELQGKRARLKRFHCIIDEIDHFAWESLICRREGASARGWLDQQGVTAGTAERFSIRMMSYALGKQLLARLRVVGFSPDEVEQAGVNGWLSRLEDRLKAGESDNSLLLPVRDREGHCCGFYEQSIGPDVPLTWSSHVYPYGYQLLSPHRSNRLVFSASKGRDFPSSVVLAERPWDVVLLVQGGMAQAVYVTPLDFAEYRDRLGKFLMCARTVIWPIHQSELNVGFLRQLFSLPSESIARLTFLLLPEGESLPGLLRREGIAALQARLARAVSVKGLVGG, from the coding sequence ATGTTCACGAGGAGGATGTTGTTCAAAACCTTGGCGGTGATAGGGACTGGTTCGCTGTTTTCTGCTGAGAGTGACGGCGCCGACGCACGATGTTCCAGCATCGGGCCCCTGTCCAGCATCGGCCACTTGGCAATGTCTGGTGATTCTTCTTCTGATATTCCTGTCCACGCGCTTGATGTGTCGGCGACCGAACAGTGGGAAAATCTGCTGGACGATCTCGATGCAGCCGAATTGATCGGACGCTACATTACGCTTAAGCCGACCCCTGATGGCATTAACCGCATCACTGGCAGCTGTCCATTCTGCCGCCATGGGACTGATTCGCTGCTGGTCGATGGGCGTGACGATTCCTATTTCTGTACCGACTGCCTTGCGGGTGGGCATGCCCTGGATTTCTATGCGCGCATGGAGGGGCGCAGTCTGTCGGAATCGGTTCGGCAGGTGACGGGGCTCATGGCTTCGGAGGAGTTACAAGGTAAGCGAGCGAGGCTGAAACGATTCCACTGCATTATCGATGAAATCGACCATTTTGCTTGGGAGTCGCTAATTTGCCGTCGGGAAGGAGCCTCGGCTCGCGGCTGGTTGGATCAGCAGGGCGTTACTGCTGGAACGGCAGAAAGATTTTCCATTAGAATGATGTCGTATGCGCTGGGCAAGCAACTCTTGGCGCGGTTGCGAGTGGTGGGGTTCAGTCCTGACGAGGTTGAGCAAGCCGGTGTCAATGGATGGCTGAGTCGCTTGGAAGATCGGCTCAAAGCCGGCGAGTCCGATAACAGTCTTCTCCTGCCGGTGCGAGACCGTGAAGGTCACTGTTGCGGATTCTACGAGCAGTCGATTGGGCCCGATGTGCCCCTCACCTGGTCATCGCACGTTTATCCTTATGGGTATCAGCTGCTCTCGCCTCATCGATCCAATCGACTCGTCTTTTCTGCGTCCAAGGGACGTGACTTTCCCTCCTCGGTCGTTCTGGCGGAGCGACCTTGGGACGTGGTGCTGCTTGTTCAAGGAGGCATGGCGCAGGCCGTATATGTCACTCCGCTCGATTTTGCTGAATACCGGGATCGTCTGGGCAAGTTCTTGATGTGTGCCCGGACGGTGATCTGGCCCATCCATCAGTCGGAGCTGAACGTCGGGTTTCTGCGACAGCTCTTCAGTCTCCCCAGTGAATCCATTGCGCGGCTGACATTTCTCTTATTACCTGAGGGGGAGAGCCTCCCTGGGTTGCTTCGACGCGAAGGGATCGCTGCCCTGCAAGCGAGACTTGCCCGGGCTGTCTCAGTGAAGGGTCTTGTAGGCGGGTGA